A portion of the Manduca sexta isolate Smith_Timp_Sample1 chromosome 20, JHU_Msex_v1.0, whole genome shotgun sequence genome contains these proteins:
- the LOC115445808 gene encoding pyruvate kinase isoform X1, whose product MVWWVHKYKQNHCKFGVYFGLDVAVDRIVQTINIMFDCLPLVADNNFYDTYDIQALLTTGVNIFNIDRTVHDGYFYEKVKGIIKNTNEICECYPSSYYRPIGLSVTMSVLEPVDIDNEVDILILKNVMKKEQFLEFRKQNKNSASMPILLMLAKFNVEDTNELIKISDGIILDMITINFIDEVCDNVTEQCKKAGKPVIYLMPKLAEEYYEPYAADRQILTTATQLVDKGVDGVMLVDSNELTKPPTEIVLSLVKGIWIAENDVQVDEVYYKQSFEMDIPVLPPLSTAMAASLGALKVGAKAILIMTVSGKSARVMSFAAPPCTVLAITTRKETARRLHLYRKVVPLFYDKGRAQNWHQEWRNRVDFGTDFGLKTGLFCTGAKLVVLAPSEESTGYCDGFQIVAVPFICNE is encoded by the exons ATGGTCTGGTGggtacataaatacaaacaaaatcattGCAAATTCGGA GTATATTTCGGATTGGACGTTGCAGTCGATCGAATTGTCCAAACAATTAATATCATGTTTGATTGCC TACCTCTTGTTGCAGATAACAATTTTTATGACACTTATGACATCCAAGCTCTTTTAACAACTggtgttaatatatttaacattgacCGGACTGTACATGATGGTTATTTCTATGAAAAAGTCAagggaataattaaaaatactaatgaaATATGCGAATGTTATCCGTCATCATATTATAGACCAATTGGTTTGTCTGTTACGATGTCAGTATTGGAACCTGTGGATATTGATAATGag GTTGACATTCTAATTCTAAAGAACGTAATGAAGAAAGAACAATTCCTTGAATTCAggaagcaaaataaaaattccgCATCGATGCCAATTTTGCTCATGCTAGCGAAATTCAACGTTGAGGATACTAATGAATTAATTAAG ATTTCAGATGGCATAATTTTGGATATgattactattaattttattgatgaaGTATGCGATAATGTAACTGAACAATGTAAAAAG GCGGGAAAACCAGTCATatatttaatgccaaaattaGCGGAGGAATACTACGAACCATATGCTGCTGACCGTCAAATATTAACAACAGCGACACAGTTAGTTGACAAAGGTGTAGATGGAGTAATGTTAGTCGATAGTAATGAATTAACTAAACCGCCTACAGAGATAGTTTTGTCACTAGTAAAAGGGATATGGATTGCTGAAAACGATGTGCAAGTGGATGAAGTCTATTATAAACAGAGTTTTGAG atggACATACCAGTTCTGCCACCACTATCAACAGCCATGGCCGCTTCGTTAGGAGCGTTGAAGGTTGGTGCAAAAGCGATATTAATAATGACTGTGTCGGGTAAATCAGCGCGCGTGATGTCATTCGCTGCACCACCATGCACTGTGCTAGCCATCACTACTAGAAAGGAGACTGCAAGACGATTGCATTTGTATCGTAAAGTGGTGCCTTTGTTTTACGATA AAGGTCGCGCGCAAAACTGGCATCAAGAGTGGAGGAATCGTGTAGATTTTGGCACCGATTTCGGCCTGAAGACCGGCCTGTTCTGTACTGGAGCCAAATTAGTGGTGCTCGCACCGTCAGAAGAAAGCACCGGTTATTGTGACGGCTTCCAAATCGTTGCCGTGCCTTTTATATGCAACGAGTGA
- the LOC115445808 gene encoding pyruvate kinase isoform X3 — protein sequence MVWWVHKYKQNHCKFGVYFGLDVAVDRIVQTINIMFDCLPLVADNNFYDTYDIQALLTTGVNIFNIDRTVHDGYFYEKVKGIIKNTNEICECYPSSYYRPIGLSVTMSVLEPVDIDNEVDILILKNVMKKEQFLEFRKQNKNSASMPILLMLAKFNVEDTNELIKVNKAGKPVIYLMPKLAEEYYEPYAADRQILTTATQLVDKGVDGVMLVDSNELTKPPTEIVLSLVKGIWIAENDVQVDEVYYKQSFEMDIPVLPPLSTAMAASLGALKVGAKAILIMTVSGKSARVMSFAAPPCTVLAITTRKETARRLHLYRKVVPLFYDKGRAQNWHQEWRNRVDFGTDFGLKTGLFCTGAKLVVLAPSEESTGYCDGFQIVAVPFICNE from the exons ATGGTCTGGTGggtacataaatacaaacaaaatcattGCAAATTCGGA GTATATTTCGGATTGGACGTTGCAGTCGATCGAATTGTCCAAACAATTAATATCATGTTTGATTGCC TACCTCTTGTTGCAGATAACAATTTTTATGACACTTATGACATCCAAGCTCTTTTAACAACTggtgttaatatatttaacattgacCGGACTGTACATGATGGTTATTTCTATGAAAAAGTCAagggaataattaaaaatactaatgaaATATGCGAATGTTATCCGTCATCATATTATAGACCAATTGGTTTGTCTGTTACGATGTCAGTATTGGAACCTGTGGATATTGATAATGag GTTGACATTCTAATTCTAAAGAACGTAATGAAGAAAGAACAATTCCTTGAATTCAggaagcaaaataaaaattccgCATCGATGCCAATTTTGCTCATGCTAGCGAAATTCAACGTTGAGGATACTAATGAATTAATTAAGGTTAATAAG GCGGGAAAACCAGTCATatatttaatgccaaaattaGCGGAGGAATACTACGAACCATATGCTGCTGACCGTCAAATATTAACAACAGCGACACAGTTAGTTGACAAAGGTGTAGATGGAGTAATGTTAGTCGATAGTAATGAATTAACTAAACCGCCTACAGAGATAGTTTTGTCACTAGTAAAAGGGATATGGATTGCTGAAAACGATGTGCAAGTGGATGAAGTCTATTATAAACAGAGTTTTGAG atggACATACCAGTTCTGCCACCACTATCAACAGCCATGGCCGCTTCGTTAGGAGCGTTGAAGGTTGGTGCAAAAGCGATATTAATAATGACTGTGTCGGGTAAATCAGCGCGCGTGATGTCATTCGCTGCACCACCATGCACTGTGCTAGCCATCACTACTAGAAAGGAGACTGCAAGACGATTGCATTTGTATCGTAAAGTGGTGCCTTTGTTTTACGATA AAGGTCGCGCGCAAAACTGGCATCAAGAGTGGAGGAATCGTGTAGATTTTGGCACCGATTTCGGCCTGAAGACCGGCCTGTTCTGTACTGGAGCCAAATTAGTGGTGCTCGCACCGTCAGAAGAAAGCACCGGTTATTGTGACGGCTTCCAAATCGTTGCCGTGCCTTTTATATGCAACGAGTGA
- the LOC115445808 gene encoding pyruvate kinase isoform X2, protein MVWWVHKYKQNHCKFGVYFGLDVAVDRIVQTINIMFDCHNNFYDTYDIQALLTTGVNIFNIDRTVHDGYFYEKVKGIIKNTNEICECYPSSYYRPIGLSVTMSVLEPVDIDNEVDILILKNVMKKEQFLEFRKQNKNSASMPILLMLAKFNVEDTNELIKISDGIILDMITINFIDEVCDNVTEQCKKAGKPVIYLMPKLAEEYYEPYAADRQILTTATQLVDKGVDGVMLVDSNELTKPPTEIVLSLVKGIWIAENDVQVDEVYYKQSFEMDIPVLPPLSTAMAASLGALKVGAKAILIMTVSGKSARVMSFAAPPCTVLAITTRKETARRLHLYRKVVPLFYDKGRAQNWHQEWRNRVDFGTDFGLKTGLFCTGAKLVVLAPSEESTGYCDGFQIVAVPFICNE, encoded by the exons ATGGTCTGGTGggtacataaatacaaacaaaatcattGCAAATTCGGA GTATATTTCGGATTGGACGTTGCAGTCGATCGAATTGTCCAAACAATTAATATCATGTTTGATTGCC ATAACAATTTTTATGACACTTATGACATCCAAGCTCTTTTAACAACTggtgttaatatatttaacattgacCGGACTGTACATGATGGTTATTTCTATGAAAAAGTCAagggaataattaaaaatactaatgaaATATGCGAATGTTATCCGTCATCATATTATAGACCAATTGGTTTGTCTGTTACGATGTCAGTATTGGAACCTGTGGATATTGATAATGag GTTGACATTCTAATTCTAAAGAACGTAATGAAGAAAGAACAATTCCTTGAATTCAggaagcaaaataaaaattccgCATCGATGCCAATTTTGCTCATGCTAGCGAAATTCAACGTTGAGGATACTAATGAATTAATTAAG ATTTCAGATGGCATAATTTTGGATATgattactattaattttattgatgaaGTATGCGATAATGTAACTGAACAATGTAAAAAG GCGGGAAAACCAGTCATatatttaatgccaaaattaGCGGAGGAATACTACGAACCATATGCTGCTGACCGTCAAATATTAACAACAGCGACACAGTTAGTTGACAAAGGTGTAGATGGAGTAATGTTAGTCGATAGTAATGAATTAACTAAACCGCCTACAGAGATAGTTTTGTCACTAGTAAAAGGGATATGGATTGCTGAAAACGATGTGCAAGTGGATGAAGTCTATTATAAACAGAGTTTTGAG atggACATACCAGTTCTGCCACCACTATCAACAGCCATGGCCGCTTCGTTAGGAGCGTTGAAGGTTGGTGCAAAAGCGATATTAATAATGACTGTGTCGGGTAAATCAGCGCGCGTGATGTCATTCGCTGCACCACCATGCACTGTGCTAGCCATCACTACTAGAAAGGAGACTGCAAGACGATTGCATTTGTATCGTAAAGTGGTGCCTTTGTTTTACGATA AAGGTCGCGCGCAAAACTGGCATCAAGAGTGGAGGAATCGTGTAGATTTTGGCACCGATTTCGGCCTGAAGACCGGCCTGTTCTGTACTGGAGCCAAATTAGTGGTGCTCGCACCGTCAGAAGAAAGCACCGGTTATTGTGACGGCTTCCAAATCGTTGCCGTGCCTTTTATATGCAACGAGTGA
- the LOC115445808 gene encoding pyruvate kinase isoform X4 — protein MKKEQFLEFRKQNKNSASMPILLMLAKFNVEDTNELIKISDGIILDMITINFIDEVCDNVTEQCKKAGKPVIYLMPKLAEEYYEPYAADRQILTTATQLVDKGVDGVMLVDSNELTKPPTEIVLSLVKGIWIAENDVQVDEVYYKQSFEMDIPVLPPLSTAMAASLGALKVGAKAILIMTVSGKSARVMSFAAPPCTVLAITTRKETARRLHLYRKVVPLFYDKGRAQNWHQEWRNRVDFGTDFGLKTGLFCTGAKLVVLAPSEESTGYCDGFQIVAVPFICNE, from the exons ATGAAGAAAGAACAATTCCTTGAATTCAggaagcaaaataaaaattccgCATCGATGCCAATTTTGCTCATGCTAGCGAAATTCAACGTTGAGGATACTAATGAATTAATTAAG ATTTCAGATGGCATAATTTTGGATATgattactattaattttattgatgaaGTATGCGATAATGTAACTGAACAATGTAAAAAG GCGGGAAAACCAGTCATatatttaatgccaaaattaGCGGAGGAATACTACGAACCATATGCTGCTGACCGTCAAATATTAACAACAGCGACACAGTTAGTTGACAAAGGTGTAGATGGAGTAATGTTAGTCGATAGTAATGAATTAACTAAACCGCCTACAGAGATAGTTTTGTCACTAGTAAAAGGGATATGGATTGCTGAAAACGATGTGCAAGTGGATGAAGTCTATTATAAACAGAGTTTTGAG atggACATACCAGTTCTGCCACCACTATCAACAGCCATGGCCGCTTCGTTAGGAGCGTTGAAGGTTGGTGCAAAAGCGATATTAATAATGACTGTGTCGGGTAAATCAGCGCGCGTGATGTCATTCGCTGCACCACCATGCACTGTGCTAGCCATCACTACTAGAAAGGAGACTGCAAGACGATTGCATTTGTATCGTAAAGTGGTGCCTTTGTTTTACGATA AAGGTCGCGCGCAAAACTGGCATCAAGAGTGGAGGAATCGTGTAGATTTTGGCACCGATTTCGGCCTGAAGACCGGCCTGTTCTGTACTGGAGCCAAATTAGTGGTGCTCGCACCGTCAGAAGAAAGCACCGGTTATTGTGACGGCTTCCAAATCGTTGCCGTGCCTTTTATATGCAACGAGTGA